A window from Malania oleifera isolate guangnan ecotype guangnan chromosome 7, ASM2987363v1, whole genome shotgun sequence encodes these proteins:
- the LOC131160777 gene encoding G-type lectin S-receptor-like serine/threonine-protein kinase At4g27290 produces the protein MNTLSFLFVTLELFFILRSSRAADTIRPSQYLRDGDTLVSSGGKFELGFFSLGNNSSRLYLGIWYKTIPVRTVVWVANRDKPILDTPGTLTINGTGCLLLLGRNQKVAWSSSQQARATTNPVAQLLDTGNFVVRSDEQKDSNSETGSSHYLWQSFDYIGDTFLPGMKLGTDLKTGLVRRMSAWKSPYDPSPGLLSFEIELNAYPEALMRKGSAKFFRNGPWNGLRFSGAPEMIPNVVFDFRFVANSEEVYYAYQPSNESIISIYKLNDTSGSGIRYIWIEAEKTWKTYLSVPRDYCDSYGLCGAHGICVIGDQFPVCQCLKGFTPKSPEQWNIMDWSDGCVRKKPLGCGIKDGFLKFDGLKVPDTTRTWVNKSMRLTDCRRNCLDNCSCMAYAKADVRGRGSGCVMWFGDLVDMRQIPVSDQELHIRVSLSEMSKDSNIGNGCNKEMQEGDVELPTFDITSVANATNNFSVDKKLGEGGFGPVYKGTLLDGQEIAVKRLSLSSRQGLNEFKNEVALMAKLQHRNLAKLFGCCIEGDERMLIYEYMSNKSLDFFIFDRAKGKLLEWSTRFHIILGIARGLLYLHQDSRLRIIHRDLKASNVLLDNEMNAKISDFGLARCFENNQTAANTTRVVGTYGYIAPEYAIGGLFSIKSDVFSFGVLLLEIVSGKRNRGFYHPSHDLNLIGHAWRLWKEGKPLEFIDDSLSKDFNYVSEMLRSIHVGLLCVQQEPDDRPNMSFAVLMLSSDTILPQPKKPGFFFG, from the exons ATGAATACCCTATCTTTTCTGTTTGTGACTCTAGAATTATTCTTCATCCTCAGAAGCTCCAGAGCAGCAGATACCATCAGGCCATCCCAATATTTGAGAGATGGGGACACCTTGGTTTCCAGCGGAGGGAAATTTGAACTGGGTTTCTTCAGCCTCGGCAACAATTCCAGCAGACTCTACCTGGGAATATGGTACAAAACCATCCCAGTTCGAACAGTTGTGTGGGTTGCGAACAGAGATAAACCCATTCTGGACACCCCTGGCACCTTGACGATCAACGGCACCGGTTGTCTCCTGCTCCTCGGCCGGAATCAGAAAGTTGCGTGGTCATCATCACAACAGGCCAGAGCTACTACTAATCCAGTAGCACAGCTCTTAGATACCGGAAATTTTGTTGTAAGATCAGATGAGCAAAAAGACAGCAATTCTGAAACTGGAAGCAGTCACTATCTGTGGCAAAGCTTTGACTACATAGGCGATACTTTTCTTCCTGGGATGAAGCTTGGAACAGACTTAAAGACCGGTCTGGTCCGGCGCATGTCGGCGTGGAAGAGCCCCTATGATCCGTCTCCGGGACTGCTTAGCTTCGAGATAGAACTTAACGCTTACCCCGAAGCTCTGATGAGAAAAGGCTCAGCCAAGTTTTTCCGAAACGGTCCATGGAATGGCCTCCGGTTTAGCGGAGCTCCGGAGATGATACCGAACGTGGTTTTCGATTTTAGGTTCGTTGCCAATTCAGAGGAGGTGTACTACGCTTACCAGCCGAGCAACGAGTCTATCATCTCCATCTACAAGTTGAACGACACCTCCGGTTCTGGTATCCGTTACATTTGGATTGAAGCTGAAAAGACATGGAAAACCTACCTGTCAGTTCCGAGAGACTACTGCGACAGCTATGGTTTGTGCGGTGCGCACGGAATTTGTGTGATCGGTGATCAGTTTCCTGTTTGCCAGTGTCTAAAGGGGTTTACGCCCAAGTCGCCAGAACAGTGGAACATAATGGATTGGTCAGATGGCTGTGTGAGAAAGAAGCCGTTGGGGTGTGGAATAAAAGATGGATTTCTCAAGTTTGACGGGTTGAAAGTTCCGGACACGACGCGAACTTGGGTGAACAAAAGCATGCGTCTTACGGATTGCAGGCGGAATTGTTTGGACAACTGTTCCTGTATGGCTTATGCCAAGGCGGATGTTAGAGGAAGAGGCAGTGGATGTGTCATGTGGTTTGGTGATCTAGTAGATATGCGGCAGATTCCGGTCAGCGATCAGGAGTTGCATATTCGAGTATCGCTTTCAGAAATGAGTAAGG ACAGCAACATAGGGAATGGTTGCAATAAAGAAATGCAAGAGGGAGACGTGGAGTTGCCAACATTTGACATCACTAGTGTAGCTAATGCCACTAATAACTTTTCAGTTGACAAGAAGCTTGGAGAAGGTGGCTTCGGACCTGTGTACAAG GGCACATTGTTAGATGGTCAAGAAATTGCTGTGAAAAGACTTTCCTTAAGCTCTAGACAGGGTTTGAACGAGTTCAAAAATGAAGTTGCACTTATGGCCAAGCTTCAACATCGAAATCTAGCAAAACTTTTTGGTTGTTGCATCGAAGGAGATGAAAGAATGTTGATTTATGAATACATGTCTAATAAAAGCTTGGACTTCTTTATATTTG ATCGAGCAAAAGGTAAACTATTAGAGTGGTCAACACGTTTTCACATTATTCTCGGAATTGCTCGAGGACTTCTGTATCTTCATCAAGATTCCAGGTTAAGAATTATCCATAGAGATTTGAAAGCAAGTAATGTGTTGCTTGACAATGAAATGAATGCAAAAATTTCAGACTTTGGCTTAGCTAGATGCTTTGAAAATAATCAGACAGCGGCAAATACAACTAGAGTGGTTGGAACTTA TGGTTATATAGCACCAGAATATGCTATTGGTGGGTTATTCTCAATCAAATCCGATGTCTTTAGCTTTGGTGTCTTACTACTTGAGATAGTAAGTGGAAAGAGAAATAGAGGATTTTATCACCCAAGCCATGACCTGAACCTTATTGGACAT GCATGGAGGTTATGGAAAGAAGGCAAACCCTTGGAGTTCATTGATGATTCCTTGTCCAAGGACTTCAACTATGTATCTGAAATGCTAAGAAGCATCCATGTTGGACTACTATGCGTACAACAAGAACCTGATGATAGGCCAAACATGTCTTTTGCGGTTCTAATGTTGAGTAGTGACACTATACTGCCTCAACCCAAAAAGCCAGGCTTTTTTTTTGGATAG